The following proteins come from a genomic window of Panicum hallii strain FIL2 chromosome 8, PHallii_v3.1, whole genome shotgun sequence:
- the LOC112902884 gene encoding probable pre-mRNA-splicing factor ATP-dependent RNA helicase DEAH4: protein MPSQSPPPAPPVLPISEHEDEIVAAVDANPVVVVIGETGSGKSTQLSQILHRRGYTRRGPIAVTQPRRVAAVSVSRRVAQELGVPLGDEVGYAIRFEDRTSERTCIKYLTDGVLLRESLSNPELKQYSVIILDEAHERSLNTDILLGLMKRLIKDRASDLKVLITSATLDGLKVSKFFSGCPVLNIPGTLFPVEKFYSTERPTNYIESSLRTAIDIHAKEPPGDVLIFMTGKDDIDKMVSKLEERIQNLEEGSCMDALVLPLHGSLPPELQVRVFAPAPPNCRRFIVATNVAETSLTVDGVVFVIDCGYVKQRQYNPSSGMYSLDVVQISRVQADQRAGRAGRTRPGKCYRLYPMSIYEKEFLEATVPEIQRSSLAGSVLYLKSLNLPDINILKFDFLDPPSRESLEDALRQLYLIDAIDENGHITDVGRIMAELPLEPSLSRTLIEANELGCLSQALTVAAILSAEITLRSTRSKDVGGKRKRHELPDGSGWGDHIQLLQIFESWDQTGYDPKWCSDHDLQVRGMKLSKDVRNQLCQIIQKIAKGPTDVHARKSRKNDPDYRKLRRALCVGYGNQLAERMLHHNGYHTVGYRAQLVQVHPSSVLEADEYGKFPMYVVYHELISTTRPYMRNICAVDQAWVEPILKKLEKLDVNRLSGGSSAPKDSEPLEDKQINAPKKAVDVKQSEVDSKIQAARERYLARKGKK from the exons ATGCCGTCGCagtcaccgccgccggcgccgccggtgCTGCCGATATCGGAGCACGAGGACGAGATCGTCGCCGCGGTGGACGCGAACCCTGTGGTGGTGGTCATCGGCGAGACCGGCTCTGGCAAGAGCACCCAGCTCTCTCAGATCCTCCACCGCCGTGGATACACCCGCCGGGGTCCCATCGCCGTCACCCAACcccgccgcgtcgccgccgtCTCCGTCTCCAG AAGAGTCGCTCAGGAGCTTGGTGTCCCACTCGGGGATGAAGTTGGTTATGCAATTCGATTTGAGGACAGAACTTCAGAGAGAACATGCATAAA ATACCTCACGGATGGCGTTCTTCTTCGAGAAAGCCTTTCAAATCCTGAATTGAAGCAATACTCAGTGATCATACTGGATGAAGCTCATGAGCGTAGTTTGAACAC TGATATCCTTTTAGGTTTGATGAAAAGATTGATCAAGGACAGAGCTTCAGATTTAAAAGTTCTGATCACCTCTGCGACTCTTGATGGTTTAAAAGTTTCAAAGTTCTTCTCAGGATGCCCTGTGTTAAACATTCCTGGAACTCTATTCCCTGTGGAGAAGTTTTACAGCACTGAGCGCCCAACAAATTATATAGAATCTTCACTTAGAACAGCCATAG ATATCCATGCCAAGGAACCCCCTGGGGATGTCTTAATATTTATGACAGGAAAG GATGATATTGACAAGATGGTCTCAAAATTGGAGGAGAGAATTCAAAATCTTGAGGAAGGCTCCTGTATGGATGCTCTTGTCCTTCCTCTTCATGGTTCTTTGCCACCTGAATTGCAG GTTAGGGTATTTGCTCCAGCACCTCCAAATTGTCGACGCTTCATTGTTGCAACAAATGTTGCTGAAACTTCTCTGACTGTAGATGGTGTCGT ATTTGTGATTGATTGTGGTTATGTAAAGCAACGCCAGTATAATCCATCAAGTGGAATGTATTCACTTGATGTAGTTCAGATCAGCAG AGTGCAGGCTGATCAGCGAGCAGGGCGAGCTGGAAGAACTCGGCCCGGCAAGTGTTATAGGCTATATCCAATGTCTATATATGAAAAGGAGTTTCTTGAGGCTACAGTTCCTGAAATTCAACGCTCTTCTCTTGCTGGAAGTGTTTTGTATCTGAAATCGTTAAATCTTCCGGACATCAACATCTTGAAGTTTGATTTTCTAGATCCACCATCAC GTGAGTCCTTAGAAGATGCTTTGAGGCAATTATACCTCATTGATGCAATTGATGAAAATGGGCACATAACAGATGTTGGACGCATTATGGCAG AACTCCCGCTGGAGCCTTCTCTTTCAAGGACTTTGATTGAAGCGAATGAATTGGGATGTTTGTCTCAGGCATTAACTGTAGCTGCGATTTTGTCAGCAGAAATCACATTGCGATCAACTAGAAG CAAGGACGTGGGGGGAAAGAGGAAAAGACACGAGCTTCCTGATGGTTCTGGCTGGGGTGACCATATACAATTGCTTCAGATATTCGAAAGTTGGGACCAAACAGGATATGATCCAAAATGGTGCTCTGATCATGATTTGCAG GTGCGGGGTATGAAATTGAGCAAAGATGTGAGGAACCAACTATGTCAGATTATTCAAAAAATTGCAAAAG GTCCAACTGATGTGCATGCAAGGAAAAGCCGGAAGAATGACCCTGACTATAGAAAGTTGAGGAGAGCTCTCTGTGTAGGATATGGTAACCAGCTAGCTGAGAGGATGTTGCATCACAATGGGTACCATACTGTTGGCTATAGGGCCCAACTTGTGCAG GTGCATCCATCTTCTGTACTGGAAGCGGATGAATACGGGAAGTTTCCAATGTACGTTGTTTATCATGAGCTGATAAGTACAACTCGTCCATACATGAGAAACATTTGTGCTGTCGATCAGGCCTGGGTTGAGCCTATATTGAAGAAGCTTGAGAAATTAGATGTAAACCGATTAAG TGGTGGTTCAAGTGCACCGAAAGATTCTGAACCTCTGGAGGATAAACAAATAAACGCACCAAAGAAAGCCGTTGATGTTAAACAATCTGAGGTGGACAGTAAAATCCAGGCAGCACGAGAGCGCTACCTTGCACGAAAAGGCAAGAAATGA